In Ferrigenium kumadai, the DNA window GATTCATGTCGGTGTGCGGCGCAAGATGCGCGGCGTGCGCCTGCACCGCCTGCGCTCGACCGATCTCTCCGCCGTCCGCAGTAACCGCGCTGTTCAGCGCCATGTTCTGCGGCTTGAACGGAGCGACACTCAGGCCACGGCGCACCAGCGAACGGCACAGCCCCGCCACCAGCGTGCTTTTGCCTGCGTCGGAAGTGGCGCCCTGGATCATCAAAGTACGGGCGGTCATCTTGGTTTGCATGGTAAGAGCACGCCTTGCGGGCGACTGTTCTTCCTGTTCGCGAGCAGGGCTCGCTCCTACAGGTGATACGTTCGAGTTCATCGTCGCACCTCGATCAATGCAGCCGACAAGCGCGCCCACTGCACCTCGTCGCGTGGCAAGCCGAAGCGCAGGCTGGCAGGCTGTTCGAACAAGCGCGTCAGGATGCCTAGCCTTGCCAGTTGCTCGTGCATGGTCGCGGCATCGTCGCAGTTCACCCACTGGAACAGACCGCTGCAGCCGGAAGGTGACAGCTTGTGCGCACTCAGCAATTCCGCCAGACGTTGCGATGCCAATGGCAAGGTCTCGCGCGTCGTGCGTTGCCATGCCGTGTCGCGCAAGGCCAGTGCCGCGACATAGCGCGAGGGGGCGGCGATAGCCCACGGACCGAGCAGTTCGGCGAGCGGCTGCAAAATATTTTCTTCGGCCAGAACGAACCCGACCCGCGCGCCAGCTAGCCCGAAGAACTTGCCCAGCGAGCGCAGCACGATCAGACCCGGACGCGGGCAAACGGACGCGAGGCTGTGTTCAGGCGTGGCATCCATGAACGCTTCATCCACGATCAGCCACCCGCCGCGCGCCGCCAGTTTCGCATGCAAATCCAGCAACTCGTCGCGACCGAAAAGATTGCCCGTGGGATTGTTGGGATTGACGATAACCACGACTTGCGCGTTCTCACCGGCCTGCAGAATTTCAGTCGCGGGCACGCTGACGACGGTATGCCCATGCCGTCGCCAGGCATGAGCATGCTCCGCATAACATGGCGCAACGAGCGCCACTCTCGACGGTGCACGCAACATCGGCAGGGACTGGATCGCCGCCTGCGAACCGGACACTGCCAGCAGTTTCGTTGTTCCGTAATAGCCTTGTGCGGCGGCGTTCAGCTCGTCGTCGTCCTGCGGCAGGCGCTGCCAGACTTCGCCCGGCACTGCGGGCACCGGCCAACCGTTGGGGTTGATGCCGGTGGACAGGTCCAGCCAGTCGCATTCGGAAATGCCATAGCGCTGCGCCGCCACGCGCAATCTGCCGCCGTGCTCAAGCATGAACAATCACCTCGATGATGAACAGCAGCGCCAGCCACAGCCACACGCCGCGCTGCACCAGCGTGACAGCGCGGTAAATGTCCGCCGCCTGCGGAGCAACGCCCGCCCCCAGCGATGGACGCAGCTCGGTTGTGCCGTGGTAACTCGCCGCGCCACCCAACAGCAACATCAGGCTGCCCGCGCCGCTCGCCATCACCGGCCCCGCGTTCGGGCTGTCCCACGCCGGCGCCTGCTTCCGCCAGCAGCGCAGAGCCGAACGTGCGTTGCCGAGCAGCGCATAGGTCAGCGCGGTGAGCCTTGCAGGAATGTAGTTGAGCACGTCGTCCACCCGCGCCGCGGCCCAGCCGAAATAAAAATAGCGCGGCGTACGGTAGCCCCACATCGCATCCAGCGTATTCGCCAGTCGATACAGCAGCGCGCCGGGTGCGCCGAGCAGCGTAAACCAGAACAGCGCGCCGAACACGGCGTCGTTGCCGTTCTCCAGGACCGATTCGACACCGGCGCGCGCCACATCCTGTTCCTGCATTGCAGCCGTATCGCGGCTGACGATCTCGCCCACACACTGCCTTGCCTGCGGCAGGTCACCCGCGTCGAGCGCCCCTTTGATGCGACCTGCATGCTCGCTCAGGCTCCGCAGTCCGAGCGAAAAGTACAGTACCAGCACGCCGACGATGAACTGCAAGAATGGCTGTCGCAACAGGAAGAACGCGATCAACAGGAACGGCGCAATGGCGAGCAGCCAGGCCAGCACACCGCGCAGCCGCGACGCGCCATGAACATTAAGGCGCTGTTCCAGCCAGGCTGCATAGCGCCCGAAGCCCACCAGCGGATGGAAGCGGCGCGGTTCGCCCAGCAGACGATCGAGCAGCACGGCGCACGCCATCATCAATACGGTGCTCAGCACGGTTCGCTCCAGCGGTCCTGCATCAGCAACTCGTGCAGCGGCCGCCCTTGGCGCCAGTTCAATTGCTCAAGCATCGGGCGCGTGTAAAACTCCCGCACCGGTCCGAGGCACAGCAATGCCATCGGCTTGGCCCCCAGAGGAAGGTCAAGCAATTTGCCCAGCCGCACAGGATCGAACAACGACACCCAGCCCATGCCGAGATTCTCCGCGCGTGCCGCCAGCCAAAGGTTCTGGATCGCGCACGCCACCGAGCACAACGCCATTTCCTGCGGCATGGTGCGCCGCCCGAACAGCGTTCCGTCGTCCGGCGCCAGCACAGCCACCAGCAGCTCGGCGCATTCGCGGATGCCTTCCACTTTCAGACGCAGGAACTCCGCCTCGCGCTCGCCCATGCCCTGTGCGGTCAGGCCGCGTTCTTCATCCACCAGCGCGGCGATAGATGCACGCATCGCCGCATCACGCACGCGGATGAAACGCCAAGGCTGCATCAAGCCGACGGAGGGCGCGTGATGTGCTGCCTCGAGCACACGTTGCAGCACAGCCTCGTCGACCGGAACACCGGAAAGGAAGTGGCGCATGTCGCGCCGCGCGTGCAGCACGCGGTATAGCGTCTCGCGCTCCACTTCAGAGAAATGCTCCGGGAAGGTGTTCATGGCAAAAGCAATTGCGCGACAGCCGCCGGATTGGAGGGAAAGTAGAAATGCACATAACTCGCGGTCAGACGCTTGCTGCGGTATACCGGCTCCTGCAGCGTGCCGCCGTTCGGGCACGCGCCGTGCGCGATAGGCGCGTGGCAGGTCTGCATCTGCGAGTAATGGAAGCTGTGGCCGCGTAGCGTGCCCTCGGTCAGCGTCACACTTTGCAGAGCCAGCGCCGCCAGTCTTTTCCCGACCTGCGCCTGGCCCAGCAGGATGCCGCTCATCGTTGCCTCTTGGCCGTCGCTGTCGCGCAGGCTCTCCAGCAGGTACAGCATGCCGCCGCACTCCGCGAGCATCGGCTTGGCCGCCGCATGGTGCGCGCGCAGCGCGTCGCGCATGGGCTGGTTGTCCTGCAGTTCCGCCAGATGCAGCTCGGGGTAGCCGCCGGGCAGGTATACGCTGTCCGCCTCTGGCAGCGCTTCATCGCGCAACGGCGAGAAGAACACCAGTTCCGCCCCCAATGACTCGAGGCAATCGAGGTTGGCCGGATAGATGAACGAGAATGCCTCGTCGCGTGCCACAGCGATGCGCACCCCGCGCAACGCGCCCTGTGCACTGGTGTCTTGCGCGGGACAGTCGAAGCTGATCGAGGGAATCGGATGAATCGCATCCTGCCACTGCAGGGCCTCGGCAGCAGCGTCGAGGCGCGCATCCAGGTTCTCGATTTCGGCCGCGTGTAACAGGCCGAGGTGACGGCTCGGCAGCTCGCAAGCCACATCTCGCGGCAAAGCGGCGAGCAAGGGCGTATCGGTTTGCGACGGCAGCAGCATGCCGGCATGGCGCGCGGAGCCTACGCGATTCGCAACCACTCCGAAGAAGGGAAGGTCGGCACGATAGTGACGCAAGCCGAACGCCACGGCGGCGAACGTCTGTGCCATGGCGGAAGCATCGATCACGGCGAGCACCGGAATGCCAAACAGCTGCGCCAGATCGGCGCTGCACGGCTGGCCGTCGAATAGCCCCATCACCCCCTCGATCAGGATCAGGTCTGCGTCGGCGGCCGCTTCGTACAACAGCTGTCGGCAATGCGCCTCGCCGACCATCCACAGGTCCAACTGATAGACGGGATGGCCAGAGGCCCGCTGCAGGATCAGCGGGTCCAGGAAATCGGGGCCCACCTTGAACACGCGGACGCGCTTGCCGCCTCTGCCGAAATGACGCGCCAGCGCAGCCGTGACGGTGGTCTTGCCCTGGTTGGATGCGGCAGCGCTGACCAGCAGCGCCGGGCAGCTGCGCGAAGGATTCACAGCTCGACGCCCTGCTGCGCGCGTATGCCCGCCTGAAAGGCATGCTTGACCAGATGCATGTCGGTAACGGTATCGGCGTAGTCGATCAGCGCGTCGGGCGCCCCGCGCCCGGTGATGACCACATGCTGCGCGGCGGGCCGTGCGCGCAGTGCGGCGAGCACATCGTCCACTGCCACGTAGCCCAGCTTCAGCGCGATATTGAGTTCGTCCAGCAGCACCAGCGCGATGCCGGGGTTGCGCAACATGCCGCCGGCCACCGCCCAAGCGGCCTGGGCCGCGGCAGTGTCACGTGCGCGGTCCTGTGTCTCCCAGGTAAAGCCCTCGCCCATCACGTGGTACTCGACTTCCGGAAAGCGCCGGAAGAAGGCTTCCTCGCCGGTGGTGGAACTGCCCTTGATGAACTGGACCACCCCGACACGCATGCCGTGTCCCAGCGCGCGCGCAACCATGCCGAAACCCGCGGTGCTCTTGCCCTTGCCGTTGCCGGTATTGACCACGACTACCCCGCGTTCGACGGCGGCAGAGGCGATCTTCGCATCGACGACCGCCTTCTGGCGCGCCATCCGCGCTCGGTGGCGCTCGTCGCGCTCAGCCTCGGAGGTCATTGCGCGGCGGTGGAAGCCTGGCGCTGGGAGATCACGAGCGCCACATGGATCAGCGCTGCGCAGCCCAGGTACAGCGCAGCATTACCCAGGCTGTAGGGGAAGTATTGCGCCAGACGCGAACCGAACTCGGCCAGCGTAGGTTCGGCGAAACGGCCACCGAGGAAGTAGAAGCCGCCGCTGGAGATCAACTCGCATGCGGAAATTCCCACTGTCGCGGCACCCGCGAACAGCGGCAGCGTACGCAGGTTGAACTGGTAGCGTGCGGCATACCAGCGACCGGCCAGCCACAGCACGGAATAGGCGGGCAACAGCAGTGCATAGGCAGGAGTCACGCAAAAATCGCTGACACCGAAGTGGGTGATGGCGAGGTAGTCGATCACCGCGGCCTGCGCCAGGAACAGCGGCAGCAGGCTGCGCCGCGCGGCGTAGAAACCCAGCAGGAAGAAGATCGCCCACGACGCATCGGGCAGATGGGTCGTCGTCGCGAGATGGTGGCCGCGGGTCGCCCACATCACCGCGGATAGCGCCACGACGAGAACGGTGGTGTTGCGTTTGGAAAGACTGAACATGTTGGCTCCTTAAAGTTAAGCGGGAAGGAACGGCTGCCTCGCTGCCCCTGCCCGCATTTTACCGTTTACGGCTGATAATTGATGCCCACGAACAGCGTACGCCCCAATGGGTTGTAGCCGTGCGCAGTGGCATCGTTCTGGTTGGTGAAATTGGCCGCGCTAAGCGACAGCTTCCACGCCTTGTCGATGGCGTAGCTGGCAGTCAGATTCAGCGCGTCGTAGCCGGGCAGGACTACACGGCGCACCGGAAAGGCCGTGATATGGCTGTCCTCGCGCGCATCGCTGTGCAGCCATTCGCCGCCGATCTGCCAGGCACCGAACCGTTGCGACACCCCCAGACTGGAATGCAGCCGGGCACGACGGACGAGTTGCTGGCCGGTGACCGCGTCGCGCGGATTCTGCGACGTCAGCGCGGCCTTGATGCCGGTGTCGCCGAACTGCCCGGCATAGCTCAGCTCGACGCCGTCGATGCGCGCCTGATTGAGGTTTACCGGCGTGGGCGCATAAACGACCAAATCGCGCACGTGGTTGTCGAAATACACGACATCGACCTGCTGGCTGCCCACCGAGTAGTGGAGTCCTGCCTCGGCACTGCGCGCACGCTCGGGACGCAGCGCCGGGTTGCCGAAGGCGGGGAAATAGAGCTCGTTGAAGGTGGGGGCCTTGAAGGCGGTGCTGTAGCTTGCCGTGGCACGCCACGCATCGCTGAACGAGTAGCCGTAGCCGAGCAGCCCGGTGCTTGGAGCGCCGAACTGGGCGCTGCGGTCCTCACGCAGGTTGGCCTGCAGCTGGTGCGCGCCAAAGTTTCCGGTGTAGCCGGCAAAGAGGCTGTTTACGTTGCGCCGCGTCTGAGCAAAAGCCTTGTCGGCGGTCACTACCTGAGCCAGGTGTTCGGCCCCCAGCAGGAGCTGGCTTCCGTCCCCGACCTGCACGGTGTTCTGCCAGGATATCTGGCGTTGGGTAGTCTTGTAATGTCCGCCCACCAAAGGCAAGCCGTTCTTGTAATCCTGATAATCGTCCACCCCTTGCGCCAGCTGCACCCGGCTTTGCCAGATGTCGCTGAAGCGGTTGTCGGACGACAGCGAAAACTTGCTCACCCCCGCAGTGTTCGTATTGAGATCGGTCGCTACGCCAAAGGCGCTGTCATACTGGTTGCGACCCCGGCTGCCGAACAGTGTGGCAGACAGACTGTGGTCCGCATTGAACGCATGACGGACATTCGCCGACAAGCTGGCATTGCGGTAGCCATCGCGGTCCGGATTGGCCTTGGGAGCAACCGCCGGGTCGATCGCGGACACGCCGTCGGTCTTGAATGCGGAAAGCTGAACATTGAAATCCGTAGCCTCCACCGCGCCGCCGAAACCTGCGCTCATGCGTTGGGTTCCCGGGTTGCCCGCGCCGCCGCCGAGATTGAAATGAGGCGCACCGCGCCCGCGCCTGGTGAATATCTGCACCACGCCGCCGATCGCCTCCGAGCCATACAGACTGCTGACATTGCCACGCACCACTTCGATGCGCTCGATCTGGTCCAGCATCAGCTCCTGGATCGAGGTCATGCCGTTGGTGGCCGAATTGATGCGCACACCGTCCAGCAACACCACTACCTCGGTCTGGCTGCTGCCGCGCAGGTAAAGCGCGGACGTCTTGCCAAATCCGCCAGTCCGGGAGATTTCCACACCGGCCATGCTGCGCAATATCGACGGCACATCAACCGCCTGCGACGATCTTATTTCCTGTTGAGTGATGACGGTCGTGCTGCTCAACGACTGTTTCAGCGGCTGGGCGATGCGGGTAGCCGTCACCACGATCTCGTCTGGAACATCGTCCGCTGCGGCGCACGACAAGGGAGAAACCGCACAGAGGATGGCGGCGAATAACCTGTTTTGTTTCATCTAAGCGTTCCTGAAATGCTCCAAGGATCCCCGTTGGAACGTTGCAAATCAGGAAAGCCGCAGAAGGCGGACAGCGGCAGACGCCGCAAAGATACCGTCCATGCGCCGCCCGCAGCATTTCCTGAACCATGCTTCAGGCCGGTATCCGGGCTCGCAAGTCTTGATCTGCCGCCTTCCCATGATCGCTCACAGTGGCATGATGGCAAATCCGCACTCGCTTACCGTTGCGGGGGCAGCACAGGCATCGGGAACGTCCCTCACCTGTTTCCCGTTTAACCCGGCGGCATTGCCTGCCGGGCACCTAGAAGCGGCAAGCACTTTACCACAGACATCCACTGCCTCACCAAACGGCGACTCATAAAGCGCTTGCAGAAGGCGCCCTTACCGTTTGACTCGTCAGCGCTTTTCAAACTATAGTCACCAGATGGAAAATGAACTGAACGCACTGGAAGGAAAGCTTGCGCATCTGATACAGATCAGCGGCGAGCTGCGTGCGGAGAATCACCGCCTGCGCCAGGAGTTGGCGCACGCTCTCAGCAACAATCGCCAGTGCAACGACAAGATGGAAACGGCAAAAGCACGGCTGGAAAAGCTGCTGCTCACTCTCCCGGAAGAACAAGCATGAGCGGCACGGTCAAAACGCTGGACATCAAGATTCTCGACCGCGAATTGCGCGTCGCCTGCCCCGAGGAAGAGCGCGGCGAACTGCTCGATTCGGTCGCTTATCTGGACAGAAAAATGCGCGAGATCCGCGATGCAGGCAAGATCGCCAGCGTCGAGCGCATCGCCATCATGGCCGCGCTCAACATCACCCACGAACTGCTCTCGGTCAAGGTCGGCAAAGGCGTTGACCTCGCCGACTTTAAGCGTAGAATAAGTGCCATGGAGACAGCAATTGATAAGGCGTTAGCCGAGCAAGATACGCTGTTCTAGGTTGTCCCCTGCGGTGCTCGTGAGGCTCATAATTCTTTGAACCAATAAGCAATGCTTAAGGCCGCGACCCTCAATGTTACTGTTGTGCGCGTCCCTCGTGGACGTACCTGATGTAACCGGGAACCGGCCCTCTTGAACTCAGGTTCAAGATATTGAGTCAACGGCACAGGCGGGGGGCTTTATTCCAGTGCGACCTTTCGGGGTCGCACTTTTTATTTGCGGACCTGAAACATGCGCTACTGGCTGATGAAATCAGAACCTTCCGATTGCAGCATCGACGACCTCGCCGCGATGCCGAACCAGACCGTGGCCTGGTACGGAGTGCGCAATTATCAGGCGCGTAATTTCATGCGCAACCAGATGAGCGTCGGCGACGGCGTGCTGTTCTACCATTCCAACTGCAAGGAGCCGGGCATCGCTGGTATAGCAAAGGTCAGCGCGCTCGCCTATCCCGACGCGACGCAGTTCGATTCGAAAAGCAAATACTTCGATCCGAAAGCCACGCATGAACAACCGCGCTGGTTCAACGTCGACGTGCAACTGGTAAAGAAGATTCCGCTGATTCCGCTCGACGAGTTGCGCCGCCATCCGGAACTGGCCGACATGCGCACGCTGCAGCGAGGCAACCGCCTGTCCATCACGCCGCTCGATCCGGCGGAGTGGGCGTTCATCACGAACCGGCTGGTGCACTGATAATGGAGTGGTACGCCGCGTATCTCGTGCTCGGTGCCGTCGCGGGATTCCTCGGCGGCATGTTCGGCATCGGCGGGGGGACGATCCTGGTTCCCGTGCTGCTGATGCTGTTCGAGGCGCAACACTTCCCTCCTGAGCATGCGATGCACCTGGCGCTGGGCAGTGGCATGGCAATCATCCTGTTTACCGCGCTCGCCAGCATGCGCAAGCATCACCAGCACGGCGCGGTGAACTGGCGCGTCGTCTTCGGCATCACTCCCGGAATCCTGCTGGGAACAGCCTTGGGCGCATTGTTCGCCGCCGGCGTCTCGCCGCACTTCCTGGCGGTCTTCTTCGCGCTGTTCGTCTATTTCGCGGCAGCGCAGATCTTGCTCGACATACGTCCGCACGCCTCGCGCCAATTGCCGGGCATCGCGGGCCTCTCGCTCACCGGAACATTCACCGGCTGGTTGAGCACGCTGGTTTCCATCGGTGGCGGCACCATCGTCATTCCTTTCCTGATCTGGTGCAACGTACCGTTGCGCCATGCGATCGGCACGGCCGCGGCAATAGGTTTCCCCATCGCCGTCGGCGGCACGCTCGGCTACATCTTCACCGGCATGAACGCCACGCTGCCCTCACCGCATCTGGGATTCGTGTACCTGCCCGCCGTGCTGGGCTGCGCGCTCGCCAGCGTGATCACCGCACCGATAGGCGCGAAAACCGCCCATCGCACGAACGTAGCCGTACTGAGAAAACTGTTTGCGGTACTGCTGCTCGCATTGGCGACCAAGATGCTGCTCAAGGCCATCTGAAAGCATCCCAACGCCGACCTTTCCACGGGCAGCGGCCGCTGCGATAGGGCATAATCGCGCCACAAAAATTCACAGGGAGAACTCCATGGCATTGCCGATATTCCGAACCAAGCCGATTGCAGCCGATGACACTTGCGACACCGGGCTGAAGCGATGCCTGAGTGCATTCGACCTCACCCTGCTCGGCATCGGCGCCATCATTGGCACCGGCATCTTCGTGCTCACCGGCATCGCGGCTGCCAACCAGGCTGGCCCGGCCGTCGTTCTCTCGTTCATCATCTCCGGTTTTGCCTGCGCCTTCGCAGCGCTGGCCTATGCCGAGCTGGCCGCCGCGGTGGGCGGATGCGGCAGCGCGTATGGTTACAGCTACGTCGCGTTCGGCGAGATCGTGGCGTGGATCATCGGCTGGATATTGCTGCTGGAATACAGCGTGTCGGTGGCGGCAGTGGCCAATGGCTGGGCGGGCTATTTCAACAACGCGCTTTCCGCGATGGGGATGGGGCTGCCGGAGATACTCACCAAGGCCCCCGCCCTGGGCGGCATCATCAACCTGCCTGCCGCCTCCATCATCCTCATCCTGATGGGGCTGCTCATCATCGGCGTCAGGCAGAGCGCGCAACTCAACACCGCGATGGTGTTCGTCAAGGTGCTGACCATCATCGTGTTCGTCAGCATCGCCGCGTTCAACGTCGACACAGCCAACTGGCACCCTTTTATACCCTACGGCTGGTTCAACACGCTGCCGGACGGCACCACCACCGGTGTGCTGGCAGGCGCCTCGCTGGTGTTCTTCGCCTATGTCGGTTTCGATGCGGTCTCGACGGCGGCCGAGGAAGCCAAGGATCCGCAACGCGACCTGCCGACCGGCATCATCGCCTCGCTGGTGTTCTGCACCGTGATCTACATCATCGTGTCCGGGTTGCTGACCGGCATCGTGCCCTACACCCAGCTCGGCGTTTCATCGCCCGTCGCGCATGCACTGCAACTGCTGGGATATAACTGGGCTTCGGCGCTGGTCGCCACCGGCGTCATCGCCGGCCTGACCACCGTGATGCTGGTGCTGTACTACGCGCTGACGCGCATCATCCTGTCCATGTCGCGCGACGGACTGATGTCTCCGTTCCTGTCCAAGGTCGATCCGGAGAGGAAGACCCCGGTGCGCGTCATCGTCATCACCGGCCTCATCATGTCGCTCGCTGCCGGACTGTTCCCGCTCGGCGCGCTGGCGGAGCTGGTCAACATCGGCACGCTGGCCGCTTTCGTGCTGGTCTGCCTTGGCGTGATCGTGCTGCGCATCCGCCAGCCGAATCTGCACCGCCCGTTCAAGAACCCGTTCGGCCACCTGTTCCCCGTACTGGGCATGATCTCCTGCGCCGGATTGATGGCCTTCCTGCCCGCCCAGACCTGGATGCGCTTTACCGTCTGGCTGTGCATCGGCCTGATCGTCTACTTCACCTACTCCATCCGTCACAGCAAGCTCGCAAAATAACTCGGCATGGATGGATAACGGGCAATAAAAAAGCCGGCTTGCGCCGGCTTTTTTGCGGATCGCTCCAGTCTTACTTGGACAGACCCTTGATGAAGGCGATGATGTCCTTCATGTCGGCATCGCTAACCTTCGGGTTAGCAGGCATCGGCATGGAACCCCATGCGCCGCTGCCGCCCTTCTTGACCTTGTCGGCAACCTTGGCGTAAGCCGCGTCGTCACCCTTGTACTTGGCGGACACATCCTTCCAAGCCGGGCCAACCACCTTCTTGTCCACTGCGTGGCAAGCGGTGCAGTTATTCTTCTTCGCAACTTCCGGCATGTCGGTAGCCATTGCGCTGCCTGCGACCATCAAACCAGCTGCTGCAACCATGCTTACGATGATAGATTTCATGTTCTCTCCGTTATGATTAAGGTGTCTTAACTACTGTGAAGGCTTTGCCTTCGCCAGCGATTCTAAACAACTCCGCCTGCAATAAAAACCACGTTAGTAAGGCGGCAATACCCTTAACGCAGGCGGGTCGCAAATCGTTGACAGCTTATTTCAAAGACAACACGAATCTCGCCAGCGCCCGACGATCCGCCTCACTGATTTTCGGGTTCGCCGGCATCGCCATGCTGCCCCACGCTCCGCTGCCGCCCTTGGCGATTTTGTCCATCAGCCGCGCTTCCGCACCCACATCGCCGCGATACTTGGCTGCCACGTCCTTCCAGGCCGGGCCAACCACTTTCTTGTCGATGGCATGACAGGCCATACAGTTATTCTTCTTCGCAAGCGCAAGACCATCGGCCTCGGACACAGCCGCAACCGGCGGCACTTCAGGCTTGACCGCTGCAGGAGCTGGAACCGGCTCGGCCTTTGCCGCCGGAGGGACACTCGCCGGCGCCGTGGTTGACGGCGTTGCCGGCTTGGCCGTCTCCTTCTTCACCGTGGCCGGCTTTTCCTGCGCTGCCGGCGCGGCTTTTTCGGCAGGGGCAGGTGCAGCAGCTTTCACGGGAGCTGCTGCTGGCGCCGGCGTCATGGCGGCCGGAGCAGCAGGTTCGGCAGGGGCAGGGGCCGCCGCAGTTTCCGCCGCAGGTGCGGCAGACTTCTGCGCCGGGGTCTCCGGCTGACAGCCATACAGTGCAACCAACAACGATGCCAACAACAGATTTCGTGTACGCATGACGTTCTCCTTATTCTAAGGCTGGTTGAAAATTACAACGATTCGGCACTGTATTCGACTATCAGTGTGTGCCGGGTTCCTGCCGCGACCGTGACCACATTGTCGATCGCATTCACTGATTCCACGCAGACCATCTCGCGCCAGCCGTCCGGCTGCCCCATGTCGCCCATCTTGTTGGCCTTCTCGGTCCACGGCGTCCACACCACTGTGGAGAGGCTGCCGGATTTCGCGATATGGATACGGCGCTTGAGCCTGTCGTCCTCGATCACGCACTCGGCCGCAGTGTCGATGTAGACGCGGTCGGTCTCACCCGAGAAAGTGATCGCACCATCCTGCTTGCGCAGTGTGGAGCCGCCGACCTTATCCCAGTAGTCACAGCCTTCAAGACCGGTGACGCGCACGGCGCCGATGTCGCCGATCTGGAAATAGGTGTGCAGCGCTTCGCCGATGACGAACGCTTCCTTGCCGGTATTCTCAGTCGTCAGTTCCATGCGCAGCGTCTCGCCAACGATCACGGTCAGGTCCGCCGTGCAGGAGTGCGGCCACTGTGCCCTGGTCTTCTCGCTCTCTACCAGACGCAGGGTCAGGCGCGTCGCGCCGTCCGGCTCAGTGCCCGTTTCAATGACATTCCATGGCACCGTACGTGCAAACCCGTGACCGGGGAAGCTGCTCTCCGACGCATGCGCGCCGAACCACGGCCAGCACACCGGCGCACCGCCGCGGATGGACTTGCCTGCCGCCAGCTTCGCATCGCGCGACAACCACACCACAGGCACAGCTTGGCTTTTCGGCTGCCAGGTCATCAGGTGCGCACCTTGCAGGCACAGCGAAGCCGTCGCCTGCGCGTTGTTGATCTCGGCGACGACCAAGCCGCTCGCATCCTCGCGGAAACTCAGTTGCCCCTTGATGCCGAATTGCGTATTCAATTGTTGTGCTGTGGTCATGCTTGTTCCTTAAGTTGGTTGTCTTGTTATTCGATCTGGGTGACGTCGCGCACCGCGCCCTTGTCGGCGCTGGTCACCATCGCCGCGTACGCGCGCAATGCCGCCGATACCTTGCGCTGGCGCTCGGCGACAGGCTTCCATGCCTGCTTGCCCTTCGCGTCCATCGCGGCGCGACGTTGTGCAAGTTCGGCATCGGGGATGAGCAGATTGATGCTGCGATTGGGGATATCGATCTCGATGCGGTCGCCTTCCTGCACTAGACCGATCGCACCGCCGCTCGCTGCTTCCGGCGAGACGTGGCCGATGGAAAGACCCGAAGTGCCGCCGGAGAAGCGTCCATCGGTAAGCAGCGCACAGGCCTTGCCCAAGCCCTTCGACTTCAGGTAGGAGGTGGGATACAGCATCTCCTGCATGCCCGGCCCCCCCTTAGGTCCCTCGTAGCGGATCACCACCACGTCGCCCGCCACGACCTGGTCACCGAGGATGCCGGCCACTGCCGCATCCTGGCTCTCGAACACGCGCGCGCGTCCGGTGAATTTCAGGATGCTCTCGTCCACGCCCG includes these proteins:
- a CDS encoding TonB-dependent receptor domain-containing protein; the protein is MKQNRLFAAILCAVSPLSCAAADDVPDEIVVTATRIAQPLKQSLSSTTVITQQEIRSSQAVDVPSILRSMAGVEISRTGGFGKTSALYLRGSSQTEVVVLLDGVRINSATNGMTSIQELMLDQIERIEVVRGNVSSLYGSEAIGGVVQIFTRRGRGAPHFNLGGGAGNPGTQRMSAGFGGAVEATDFNVQLSAFKTDGVSAIDPAVAPKANPDRDGYRNASLSANVRHAFNADHSLSATLFGSRGRNQYDSAFGVATDLNTNTAGVSKFSLSSDNRFSDIWQSRVQLAQGVDDYQDYKNGLPLVGGHYKTTQRQISWQNTVQVGDGSQLLLGAEHLAQVVTADKAFAQTRRNVNSLFAGYTGNFGAHQLQANLREDRSAQFGAPSTGLLGYGYSFSDAWRATASYSTAFKAPTFNELYFPAFGNPALRPERARSAEAGLHYSVGSQQVDVVYFDNHVRDLVVYAPTPVNLNQARIDGVELSYAGQFGDTGIKAALTSQNPRDAVTGQQLVRRARLHSSLGVSQRFGAWQIGGEWLHSDAREDSHITAFPVRRVVLPGYDALNLTASYAIDKAWKLSLSAANFTNQNDATAHGYNPLGRTLFVGINYQP
- a CDS encoding cell division protein ZapA; this translates as MSGTVKTLDIKILDRELRVACPEEERGELLDSVAYLDRKMREIRDAGKIASVERIAIMAALNITHELLSVKVGKGVDLADFKRRISAMETAIDKALAEQDTLF
- a CDS encoding EVE domain-containing protein, producing MRYWLMKSEPSDCSIDDLAAMPNQTVAWYGVRNYQARNFMRNQMSVGDGVLFYHSNCKEPGIAGIAKVSALAYPDATQFDSKSKYFDPKATHEQPRWFNVDVQLVKKIPLIPLDELRRHPELADMRTLQRGNRLSITPLDPAEWAFITNRLVH
- a CDS encoding sulfite exporter TauE/SafE family protein encodes the protein MEWYAAYLVLGAVAGFLGGMFGIGGGTILVPVLLMLFEAQHFPPEHAMHLALGSGMAIILFTALASMRKHHQHGAVNWRVVFGITPGILLGTALGALFAAGVSPHFLAVFFALFVYFAAAQILLDIRPHASRQLPGIAGLSLTGTFTGWLSTLVSIGGGTIVIPFLIWCNVPLRHAIGTAAAIGFPIAVGGTLGYIFTGMNATLPSPHLGFVYLPAVLGCALASVITAPIGAKTAHRTNVAVLRKLFAVLLLALATKMLLKAI
- a CDS encoding amino acid permease translates to MALPIFRTKPIAADDTCDTGLKRCLSAFDLTLLGIGAIIGTGIFVLTGIAAANQAGPAVVLSFIISGFACAFAALAYAELAAAVGGCGSAYGYSYVAFGEIVAWIIGWILLLEYSVSVAAVANGWAGYFNNALSAMGMGLPEILTKAPALGGIINLPAASIILILMGLLIIGVRQSAQLNTAMVFVKVLTIIVFVSIAAFNVDTANWHPFIPYGWFNTLPDGTTTGVLAGASLVFFAYVGFDAVSTAAEEAKDPQRDLPTGIIASLVFCTVIYIIVSGLLTGIVPYTQLGVSSPVAHALQLLGYNWASALVATGVIAGLTTVMLVLYYALTRIILSMSRDGLMSPFLSKVDPERKTPVRVIVITGLIMSLAAGLFPLGALAELVNIGTLAAFVLVCLGVIVLRIRQPNLHRPFKNPFGHLFPVLGMISCAGLMAFLPAQTWMRFTVWLCIGLIVYFTYSIRHSKLAK
- a CDS encoding c-type cytochrome; this translates as MKSIIVSMVAAAGLMVAGSAMATDMPEVAKKNNCTACHAVDKKVVGPAWKDVSAKYKGDDAAYAKVADKVKKGGSGAWGSMPMPANPKVSDADMKDIIAFIKGLSK
- a CDS encoding c-type cytochrome, with the protein product MRTRNLLLASLLVALYGCQPETPAQKSAAPAAETAAAPAPAEPAAPAAMTPAPAAAPVKAAAPAPAEKAAPAAQEKPATVKKETAKPATPSTTAPASVPPAAKAEPVPAPAAVKPEVPPVAAVSEADGLALAKKNNCMACHAIDKKVVGPAWKDVAAKYRGDVGAEARLMDKIAKGGSGAWGSMAMPANPKISEADRRALARFVLSLK